A single genomic interval of Malania oleifera isolate guangnan ecotype guangnan chromosome 11, ASM2987363v1, whole genome shotgun sequence harbors:
- the LOC131167940 gene encoding uncharacterized protein LOC131167940, which yields MENNGRNVKQPTESSKKNNEEKNSSVKVTDSIFVNHAEMAWHERRKQWVGDQSLKSQRMSKDPIMSWTMTYEDLLSSTEPFHQPIPLAEMVDFLVDIWYEERFFD from the exons ATGGAAAATAATGGAAGAAATGTTAAACAGCCTACTGAGAGTTCAAAAAAAAACAACGAAGAGAAAAATTCTTCAGTGAAAGTTACTGATTCCATCTTTGTCAACCATG CTGAGATGGCATGGCATGAGAGGAGAAAACAGTGGGTTGGTGATCAATCCCTGAAATCACAAAGAATGTCTAAAGACCCTATTATGAG CTGGACAATGACTTATGAGGATCTGCTTTCATCTACTGAACCTTTTCACCAGCCAATTCCACTAGCT GAGATGGTGGATTTCTTAGTTGATATCTGGTATGAAGAGCGCTTCTTTGACTAG
- the LOC131167939 gene encoding pentatricopeptide repeat-containing protein At2g29760, chloroplastic-like — protein MLFGKRLLLESPSPLSLLESCKSIKQALQIHAQIVLNGLQWDLFSVSRLISFFSLSDSKDGLDHARLLFMPIDRPNLFIWNTMIRGYARSDSPQEAFALFVSMTTKGIESPNNYTFPFLLNSCARLPSAEQGREIHCCIIKNGFESDAYTRNSLIHFYSVWGYMEDAWNIFDASSLRDLVSYNTMIKGYVQVGQPEFALCLFKEMQHLNIKPDEFTFVALFSTCSMLNDSKIGKEVHALVYKTLSPIDSNVLMKNAIIDMYAKCGSMNMAEKVFGTMRGSRSPAAWSSMISGYARTGEIDISRELFDQMQEHDVVSWTAMINSYSQAGRSSEALELFVEMESQGIKPDEVTVVAVVSACAQLGALGFGKQMHHRYVENGLFGQNSILTSSIIDMYAKCGSIDTALNIFHQTPKNLRTIVLFNSIISGLAQHGLGESAVTVFKEMEYMGLKPNEITFTGLLCACSHGGLVEEGKKWFEYMFNDYGIKPKVEHYGCMVDILGRGGHLEEAYDLIQKMPFKPNSVIWRALLGACRIHGNVEVAKIAGQKLLETEPDHGAQYVLLSNMFADANQWEEAVRMRKVMEDRSIEKPAGWSYIEINGTLHRFFASHKSHPQANEIELMVKDMAVRLKSAGYVPSTAQVVFDIDEEEKQTVVSHHSERLALAFGLINCSSNDTIRIVKNLRICADCHLVFKLLSKIYSREIIVRDAIRFHHFSNGFCSCKDFW, from the coding sequence ATGCTCTTTGGTAAAAGGCTGCTGCTTGAAAGTCCATCACCGTTGTCCCTCTTAGAATCTTGTAAATCAATCAAGCAAGCACTCCAAATTCATGCACAGATTGTTCTCAATGGCCTCCAATGGGACCTTTTCTCTGTCAGCAGGCTCATCTCCTTCTTCTCCCTCTCAGATTCAAAAGATGGTCTTGATCATGCTCGTCTTCTTTTCATGCCAATTGATCGCCCTAATTTATTCATTTGGAATACCATGATCAGAGGCTATGCTCGCAGTGATTCCCCTCAAGAAGCATTTGCCCTTTTTGTGTCCATGACCACCAAAGGAATAGAATCACCCAATAACTACACCTTCCCATTTTTGCTTAATTCCTGTGCAAGGCTGCCCAGTGCTGAGCAGGGGCGAGAGATTCACTGTTGCATTATTAAAAATGGCTTTGAATCAGATGCATACACCAGGAATTCTCTCATTCATTTTTACTCTGTTTGGGGATATATGGAAGATGCCTGGAATATATTTGATGCAAGTTCTCTTAGGGATCTTGTTTCATATAACACCATGATAAAGGGCTATGTACAAGTTGGTCAACCTGAATTTGCTCTATGCCTCTTCAAAGAGATGCAGCATTTGAACATTAAGCCTGATGAATTTACTTTTGTGGCATTGTTTTCTACTTGTTCAATGTTGAATGATTCTAAAATTGGGAAAGAGGTTCATGCCTTGGTTTATAAGACTTTGAGTCCCATTGATTCTAATGTTTTGATGAAGAATGCTATCATTGATATGTATGCTAAATGTGGGTCAATGAATATGGCAGAGAAGGTATTTGGCACAATGAGGGGTAGCAGAAGTCCAGCAGCTTGGAGTTCTATGATATCGGGTTATGCTCGAACCGGCGAAATTGATATTTCTCGAGAGTTGTTTGATCAGATGCAAGAACATGATGTTGTTTCTTGGACAGCAATGATCAATAGTTACTCTCAGGCAGGGCGGTCAAGTGAAGCATTGGAACTTTTTGTAGAGATGGAAAGTCAAGGAATAAAACCAGATGAAGTCACAGTGGTTGCAGTAGTTTCAGCCTGTGCGCAGCTTGGTGCTCTTGGGTTTGGTAAACAGATGCATCACCGGTATGTAGAAAATGGATTATTTGGTCAAAATTCCATTCTTACATCATCTATCATAGATATGTATGCAAAATGTGGAAGCATAGATACAGCTCTTAATATATTCCATCAAACCCCAAAAAATTTGAGGACCATTGTCCTCTTTAATTCCATAATCTCTGGTCTTGCTCAACATGGACTCGGTGAGAGTGCTGTAACAGTTTTTAAAGAAATGGAATACATGGGATTGAAGCCCAATGAAATTACATTCACAGGGCTCTTGTGTGCTTGCAGCCATGGTGGTCTAGTTGAAGAAGGTAAGAAGTGGTTTGAGTACATGTTCAATGATTATGGAATCAAACCAAAGGTGGAACATTATGGTTGCATGGTTGATATTCTTGGACGAGGTGGGCATCTGGAGGAAGCATATGACCTAATTCAGAAAATGCCCTTCAAACCAAACTCCGTGATTTGGAGAGCTCTGTTGGGTGCCTGCAGAATCCATGGAAATGTTGAAGTGGCCAAGATTGCAGGCCAAAAACTACTGGAAACTGAACCTGATCACGGGGCTCAGTATGTTCTGTTGTCTAATATGTTTGCTGATGCAAACCAATGGGAAGAAGCTGTGAGAATGAGGAAAGTGATGGAAGACAGAAGCATCGAAAAGCCAGCTGGATGGAGTTACATAGAGATAAATGGAACTCTTCACAGATTTTTCGCAAGTCACAAGTCACACCCACAAGCGAATGAGATCGAGCTGATGGTCAAGGACATGGCTGTGCGACTGAAATCTGCTGGGTATGTTCCTAGCACAGCACAAGTGGTTTTCGACATCGATGAGGAAGAGAAGCAAACTGTTGTTTCCCATCACAGTGAGAGATTGGCTTTGGCATTTGGGCTTATAAATTGCAGTTCCAACGATACCATTAGAATAGTGAAGAATCTTCGTATCTGTGCAGACTGCCACTTGGTATTCAAACTCCTGTCTAAGATATACAGTAGGGAGATTATAGTGAGGGATGCAATTAGGTTCCACCATTTTTCAAATGGGTTTTGCTCTTGTAAGGATTTTTGGTGA